From Bacteroidales bacterium, one genomic window encodes:
- a CDS encoding hydrolase: MRILANETIGLIIDMQERLYPFIKDNEQLTRNTGILIEGLKAIGVKIMVTEQYTKGLGFTIEPLKVLVNDIPVIEKQAFSCCDDTLFSKEFAALSTKNVIIAGIETHVCVLQTTIDLIKQGYQPVVIEDCVGSRNPNDKAIAIQRMRQEGAIISTYESILFELLRHSGTEEFKKISKLVK; encoded by the coding sequence ATGAGAATTTTAGCCAACGAAACCATCGGATTAATCATTGACATGCAGGAGCGGCTCTATCCTTTTATCAAAGATAATGAGCAACTCACCCGCAACACCGGCATCCTCATCGAAGGACTGAAGGCCATCGGGGTGAAGATCATGGTTACCGAACAGTACACCAAAGGGCTGGGCTTCACCATCGAACCATTGAAAGTGTTGGTAAATGACATTCCGGTTATCGAAAAGCAGGCGTTTAGTTGCTGTGACGATACGCTGTTCAGCAAAGAGTTTGCGGCACTTTCAACAAAAAACGTCATCATCGCCGGCATCGAAACCCATGTATGCGTGCTCCAGACTACAATTGATCTGATAAAGCAAGGCTACCAGCCTGTGGTGATCGAAGACTGCGTGGGTTCGCGCAATCCAAACGACAAAGCCATTGCCATTCAACGGATGCGACAGGAAGGGGCGATCATTTCCACGTATGAGTCCATTTTATTTGAACTCCTGCGCCACTCAGGAACTGAGGAATTTAAAAAGATTTCGAAGCTGGTGAAGTAA